Proteins from a genomic interval of Synechococcus sp. A15-28:
- a CDS encoding chlorophyll a/b-binding protein, producing MTSTSETPDPTSVPETSATTTDVPAFGWSGYAERVNGRFAMVGFAAVLVIEAISGDTFLHWAGLLP from the coding sequence ATGACCTCCACCAGCGAGACCCCAGACCCCACGTCCGTTCCTGAGACCTCGGCCACCACAACCGATGTTCCTGCCTTCGGCTGGAGCGGTTATGCCGAGCGGGTCAACGGCCGCTTTGCCATGGTCGGTTTCGCAGCAGTCCTGGTGATCGAGGCGATCAGCGGTGACACCTTCCTGCACTGGGCTGGGTTGCTGCCCTGA
- a CDS encoding YggT family protein yields MTPLLLQVLPAIHLILGLLLAALTLAFLLRIVLTWYPQVDLTAGAWPLIAWPTEPVLALTRKVVAPIGGVDVTPVIWVGLLSLLRELLVGQQGLLSQVLMRSQAIS; encoded by the coding sequence GTGACGCCATTGCTGCTTCAGGTGCTTCCTGCGATCCACCTGATTCTGGGGTTGCTGCTGGCGGCACTGACCCTGGCGTTCCTGCTGCGAATCGTGCTCACCTGGTATCCCCAGGTGGATCTCACGGCGGGTGCCTGGCCCCTGATCGCCTGGCCCACAGAGCCTGTGCTCGCGCTGACCCGCAAGGTTGTGGCTCCGATCGGGGGCGTGGACGTGACGCCGGTGATCTGGGTCGGGCTGCTCAGCCTGCTGCGCGAACTTCTCGTCGGCCAGCAGGGATTGCTGTCTCAGGTGTTGATGCGCTCCCAGGCGATCAGTTGA
- a CDS encoding Ycf66 family protein, whose translation MVNASLNWASIVGIVLAVGGALLYFMRSFKPALARDYDVFFAAIGLLCGGILFFQGWRLDPILQFGQFLLAGTTVFFAYESVRLRGVATEQARRSAYFDDEPAPSRDGPGGLKDGWDEGYDRFDEPQPLRRRFSGRDDRFDDEPLEESYSPRRTSPSRAAIPEQAESRRSRNDERPEERWPRQDDERSRRMARFRAGEESQDKRTDFGDRRTQRQDQRRGSRPVGRTAVDSAPEPRTSTAAQPNRPAAEDAAFSAKRPTGSRPAPSRPAPKSSRNSGPSSRPRDNSSRFDD comes from the coding sequence TTGGTTAACGCCAGTCTTAATTGGGCCAGCATCGTCGGCATCGTGCTGGCCGTCGGCGGAGCGCTGCTTTACTTCATGCGCTCGTTCAAGCCCGCTTTAGCTCGGGATTACGACGTTTTCTTTGCCGCCATCGGTCTGCTCTGCGGAGGCATTCTCTTCTTCCAGGGCTGGCGCCTGGATCCAATTCTCCAGTTCGGTCAATTCCTTCTGGCGGGCACCACGGTGTTTTTCGCCTACGAAAGTGTGCGTTTGCGGGGTGTGGCCACGGAGCAAGCACGGCGGTCTGCCTACTTCGATGACGAGCCGGCACCATCCCGAGATGGCCCCGGCGGCTTGAAAGATGGCTGGGATGAGGGCTACGACCGCTTCGATGAGCCTCAGCCCTTACGCAGACGGTTCAGCGGACGGGACGACCGCTTCGACGACGAACCCCTGGAGGAGAGCTACAGCCCGCGCCGCACCTCCCCCTCCCGCGCCGCCATCCCTGAACAGGCGGAAAGTCGCCGCAGCCGCAATGACGAGCGCCCTGAAGAGCGCTGGCCTCGACAGGACGATGAGCGCTCCCGCCGCATGGCCCGTTTCCGCGCTGGCGAAGAGTCTCAGGACAAGCGTACCGACTTCGGTGATCGCCGCACCCAACGCCAGGACCAGCGCCGCGGCAGTCGCCCCGTCGGTCGCACGGCGGTCGACTCAGCTCCGGAACCCCGCACCAGCACGGCCGCTCAACCCAACCGCCCCGCCGCTGAAGATGCCGCCTTCAGCGCGAAGCGACCCACGGGAAGCCGCCCGGCTCCAAGTCGACCAGCCCCCAAAAGTTCCCGCAACAGCGGCCCTTCATCGCGTCCCCGGGACAACAGCTCCCGCTTCGACGACTGA
- the accC gene encoding acetyl-CoA carboxylase biotin carboxylase subunit, with protein MPIGKVLIANRGEIALRILRSCRELGIATVAVYSTVDKDALHVQLADEAVCVGDALSSKSYLNVPNILAAATSRGVDAIHPGYGFLAENDKFAEMCGDHGLTFIGPSPHAIRSMGDKSTAKATMQAVGVPTVPGSEGLLSGTEDATVLAEQMGYPVMIKATAGGGGRGMRLVQSPDQLNNLFKAAQGEAEAAFGNPGLYLEKFIDRPRHVEVQVLADRHGNVVHLGERDCSIQRRHQKLLEEAPSPALDPDLRRRMGEAAVAAARSINYEGAGTVEFLLDRNGGFYFMEMNTRIQVEHPVTEMVTGIDLIAEQLRIAGGEPISVQQEEINLSGHAIECRINAEDATHNFRPAPGRITGWLPPGGPGVRVDSHVYTGYDIPPFYDSLIGKLIVWGRNREMALSRMKRALNECAVTGIPTTVEFHLALLDRPEFINGDVHTKFVEQDMLN; from the coding sequence ATGCCCATCGGCAAAGTGCTGATCGCCAACCGCGGCGAAATTGCCCTACGGATCCTGCGCAGCTGCCGGGAACTCGGCATCGCGACCGTCGCCGTTTACAGCACGGTGGATAAGGACGCACTCCATGTCCAGCTGGCCGATGAAGCGGTCTGTGTGGGTGACGCCCTGAGCAGCAAGAGCTATCTCAACGTTCCCAACATTCTCGCCGCCGCCACCTCCCGCGGTGTGGACGCGATCCACCCCGGATACGGCTTTCTGGCTGAAAACGACAAATTCGCCGAAATGTGCGGCGACCACGGCCTGACCTTCATCGGTCCCTCCCCCCACGCGATCCGTTCCATGGGGGACAAATCCACCGCCAAGGCCACCATGCAAGCGGTCGGCGTACCGACAGTGCCCGGCAGCGAAGGTTTGCTGTCCGGCACTGAGGATGCCACCGTGCTGGCGGAACAGATGGGCTATCCCGTGATGATCAAGGCCACCGCCGGCGGCGGTGGTCGCGGCATGCGTCTGGTCCAGAGCCCGGACCAGCTGAACAACCTGTTCAAAGCCGCCCAGGGCGAAGCGGAGGCCGCCTTCGGCAATCCCGGGCTCTACTTGGAGAAGTTCATCGATCGCCCCCGACACGTGGAAGTGCAGGTGCTGGCGGATCGCCACGGCAATGTCGTCCACCTCGGCGAACGGGACTGCTCGATTCAACGGCGTCATCAGAAATTGCTGGAGGAAGCCCCCAGCCCGGCCCTGGATCCCGATCTGCGCCGGCGCATGGGGGAAGCCGCGGTGGCCGCCGCCCGCAGCATCAACTATGAGGGCGCCGGCACCGTTGAGTTCCTCCTGGATCGCAACGGGGGCTTTTATTTCATGGAGATGAACACCCGCATCCAGGTTGAGCATCCCGTGACGGAGATGGTGACGGGCATCGACCTGATCGCTGAACAGCTGCGCATCGCCGGGGGCGAGCCCATCAGCGTTCAACAGGAAGAGATCAACCTCTCCGGCCATGCGATCGAATGCCGGATCAACGCCGAAGACGCCACCCACAATTTCCGGCCAGCTCCAGGGCGCATCACCGGCTGGCTGCCACCGGGGGGGCCGGGCGTACGGGTCGACAGCCACGTGTACACCGGCTACGACATCCCCCCCTTCTACGACTCGCTGATCGGCAAGCTGATCGTCTGGGGCCGCAACCGCGAGATGGCGTTGTCGCGGATGAAACGAGCCCTGAATGAATGTGCCGTTACTGGGATCCCAACCACCGTGGAATTCCATCTGGCGCTGCTGGACCGGCCGGAGTTCATCAACGGCGACGTGCACACCAAGTTCGTCGAGCAGGACATGCTCAACTGA
- a CDS encoding ATP-binding cassette domain-containing protein, producing the protein MTVSSMGSRQGLRGQLNKLRNLAQPFFLPLDQATGWQFGGLLVALLFCVGGLVLVALTGLINGAEQLLPDLTAKYFGGVSDTIDTIWSSAWGVVFSGLFLMGGAAFLAMRQQLRNRRWLHWLMLGVIVLMLLTVNGINAGIGFIARDLTNALVAKQEDGFYRILIIYACCFVVALPIRVSQIFFTLKLGIIWRDWLSRSLIGDYMRNRAYYVLNPNDEQATDVDNPDQRITDDTRSFTSQSLQFTLGVFDALLTFSLNILILWSISTTLTLSLFGYASFATAILVISGRRLVRINFDQLRYEADFRYGLVHIRNNAESIAFYSGEEPESAETERRLGSVVRNFNLLIIWRVIIDVMRRSIGYAGNFFPYLVMAVPYFAGEIDYGGFIQANFAFGMVEGSLFYVVNQIEELAQFTAGISRLEGFQSEVEQVSREAQGADPVQLGAESIVVRHADLTPPGADQPIVRDLSLSVGETDKLLVVGPSGCGKTSLLRMISGLWSPSKGNVERPPTGELLFIPQKPYMLLGSLREQLCYPTDEGRFSDDQLRHVLDEVNLGTLSERYPDLDVKQDWPRILSLGEQQRLAFGRLLLNAPRFVVLDEATSALDVATEDHLYALLRQRELAVISIGHRPTLKQFHDSVLELKGDGGWRLMPATSYDFGRS; encoded by the coding sequence ATGACGGTTTCTTCCATGGGGTCGCGCCAGGGCTTGCGCGGCCAGCTCAACAAGCTGCGCAACCTGGCCCAGCCTTTTTTCCTGCCCCTCGATCAGGCCACGGGCTGGCAATTCGGTGGGTTGCTGGTGGCGCTGCTGTTCTGCGTCGGCGGGTTGGTGCTTGTGGCACTCACCGGTCTGATCAACGGGGCCGAGCAGTTGTTGCCGGATCTGACGGCCAAGTATTTCGGGGGGGTCTCCGACACCATCGACACGATCTGGAGCAGTGCCTGGGGGGTGGTGTTCAGCGGCCTGTTCCTGATGGGTGGTGCGGCGTTCCTGGCGATGCGCCAGCAGCTGCGCAACCGCCGCTGGCTGCATTGGCTGATGCTCGGCGTGATCGTGCTGATGCTGCTGACGGTCAACGGCATCAATGCCGGTATCGGTTTCATCGCGCGGGATCTCACCAATGCCCTCGTGGCCAAACAGGAGGATGGTTTTTATCGGATCCTGATCATTTACGCCTGCTGCTTCGTGGTGGCGCTGCCGATCCGGGTGTCTCAGATCTTCTTCACGTTGAAGCTGGGGATCATCTGGCGCGACTGGTTATCTCGCAGCCTGATCGGGGATTACATGCGCAACCGCGCCTATTACGTTCTCAATCCGAATGATGAACAGGCCACGGATGTCGACAATCCGGACCAACGCATCACCGATGACACCCGCTCCTTCACGTCCCAGAGCCTTCAATTCACCCTCGGAGTGTTCGATGCTCTGCTGACCTTTTCCCTCAATATCCTGATCCTCTGGAGCATCAGTACGACGCTGACGTTGTCACTCTTTGGCTATGCCAGTTTTGCGACGGCAATTCTGGTGATCTCCGGGCGCAGGCTGGTGAGGATCAATTTTGATCAGCTGCGCTACGAGGCTGATTTCCGCTACGGCTTGGTTCACATCCGCAATAACGCCGAGTCGATTGCCTTCTATTCCGGGGAAGAGCCGGAGTCCGCTGAAACCGAGCGTCGTCTCGGTTCCGTTGTTCGCAACTTCAACCTCCTGATCATTTGGCGGGTTATCATCGATGTGATGCGTCGTTCGATCGGATATGCCGGAAATTTCTTCCCTTATCTGGTGATGGCCGTCCCTTATTTTGCCGGGGAGATTGATTATGGCGGCTTCATTCAAGCCAACTTCGCCTTCGGAATGGTGGAAGGATCGTTGTTCTATGTGGTGAATCAGATTGAAGAACTGGCTCAATTCACGGCCGGGATTTCCCGCCTAGAGGGTTTCCAAAGCGAGGTGGAGCAGGTGAGCAGGGAGGCCCAAGGTGCCGATCCGGTGCAGCTGGGAGCCGAATCAATCGTGGTGCGCCACGCCGACCTCACCCCACCCGGTGCCGACCAGCCGATCGTGCGGGATCTCAGCCTCAGCGTGGGTGAAACCGACAAATTGCTGGTGGTGGGTCCCTCCGGTTGCGGCAAAACCTCGCTGCTGCGGATGATCAGCGGTCTCTGGTCCCCCAGCAAGGGGAATGTGGAGCGTCCGCCCACCGGCGAACTGCTGTTCATTCCTCAGAAGCCCTACATGCTGCTGGGGTCGTTACGGGAACAGCTCTGCTATCCCACCGATGAGGGTCGCTTCAGTGACGACCAACTCCGCCATGTGCTGGATGAGGTCAATCTCGGCACACTCTCGGAGCGCTACCCCGACCTCGACGTTAAGCAGGACTGGCCCCGCATCCTTTCCCTCGGGGAGCAGCAACGTCTCGCCTTCGGCCGGTTGCTGCTGAATGCTCCACGCTTCGTGGTGCTGGATGAAGCCACCAGCGCCCTTGACGTGGCGACGGAGGATCACCTCTATGCCCTGCTGCGCCAGCGGGAGCTGGCGGTGATCAGCATCGGCCATCGGCCCACGCTTAAGCAGTTCCACGACAGTGTCCTCGAACTCAAGGGTGACGGCGGCTGGCGGCTCATGCCGGCGACCAGCTATGACTTCGGGCGTTCCTGA
- a CDS encoding glycosyl transferase — protein sequence MDRPATDDPGPAVVLVSNGPGELSTWVRPLAERLHATVPLRPRTPGTAASLQLVLVPCPNATGQERAAAGPWGLFERITPAGRFWDLLLRPGRYGPWPRRGVVVFLGGDQFWTVLLSARLGYRHITYAEWVARWPGWNDRVAAMSEAVLQQLPRRYQPRCRVVGDLMADLSTFARQASPLPEGEWIGLLPGSKPAKLSIGMPFLLETADRLAQLRPGCRFLLPVAPTTSVEELLRFAGPANPIARAYSSAVADVGDGVLRTRAGTPIHLVVEHPAHGLLSQCQLALTTVGANTAELGALGVPMIVIVPTQHLEVMQAWDGGLGLLARLPGLRRIIGVLLSLWRLRNNGLMAWPNISAGRAVVPERVGAITPQQIAAEAAEWLAAPTRLQGQRADLQALRGQPGAVSALAEEVRQLLPRQLDSA from the coding sequence TTGGACAGACCTGCGACCGACGATCCCGGGCCTGCCGTTGTTCTTGTCTCCAACGGACCCGGTGAACTGAGCACCTGGGTTCGTCCGCTGGCGGAACGTCTGCATGCGACCGTTCCGCTGAGACCGAGAACGCCGGGAACGGCTGCAAGCTTGCAGTTGGTGCTGGTGCCCTGTCCGAACGCCACGGGTCAGGAACGGGCAGCCGCTGGACCCTGGGGCCTGTTTGAGCGCATCACCCCGGCGGGGCGGTTCTGGGACCTGCTCCTGCGCCCTGGGCGCTATGGCCCCTGGCCTCGGCGTGGGGTCGTGGTGTTCCTCGGGGGGGATCAGTTCTGGACGGTGTTGCTGTCGGCCCGTCTGGGGTACCGGCACATCACCTATGCGGAGTGGGTGGCCCGCTGGCCCGGTTGGAATGATCGCGTCGCCGCCATGTCGGAGGCGGTGCTTCAGCAGCTGCCCCGGCGCTATCAGCCCCGCTGCCGGGTGGTGGGGGATCTGATGGCGGATCTTTCCACTTTTGCCCGCCAGGCCTCTCCGTTGCCCGAGGGGGAATGGATCGGTTTGCTGCCGGGCTCCAAGCCGGCGAAGTTGAGCATCGGCATGCCGTTTCTGCTGGAGACGGCGGATCGCCTGGCGCAGCTGCGCCCCGGTTGCCGCTTCCTGCTGCCGGTAGCGCCCACCACCAGCGTCGAGGAGTTGCTGCGTTTCGCCGGACCGGCCAATCCGATTGCCCGCGCCTACAGCAGTGCCGTGGCGGATGTTGGCGATGGCGTGCTGCGCACCCGGGCCGGGACGCCCATTCACCTGGTGGTGGAGCACCCTGCCCATGGTCTCCTCAGCCAGTGCCAGTTGGCCCTGACCACCGTTGGAGCCAACACTGCGGAACTGGGTGCCCTGGGGGTGCCGATGATCGTGATCGTGCCGACCCAGCACCTGGAGGTGATGCAGGCCTGGGATGGTGGCCTGGGTTTGTTGGCACGGTTGCCAGGACTGCGGCGGATCATCGGCGTGCTGCTCTCCCTGTGGAGGCTGCGCAACAACGGGTTGATGGCCTGGCCCAACATCAGTGCCGGTCGTGCGGTGGTCCCCGAGCGGGTCGGTGCCATCACACCGCAGCAGATCGCAGCGGAGGCGGCGGAATGGCTGGCAGCACCGACGCGGCTGCAGGGCCAGCGGGCTGATCTCCAGGCTCTGCGAGGACAACCCGGCGCTGTTTCGGCGCTGGCGGAGGAGGTGCGTCAGTTGCTGCCTCGTCAGCTGGACTCTGCCTAG
- the msrB gene encoding peptide-methionine (R)-S-oxide reductase MsrB, giving the protein MSERIERSPEEWKQTLSPEQFQVARCGGTERAFTGAYWNKKDSGTYHCICCDAPLFSSTTKFESGTGWPSFWDGISSEAITTKQDLSHGMVRVEINCARCDAHLGHVFPDGPAPTGQRYCVNSASLNFKAG; this is encoded by the coding sequence ATGTCCGAGCGGATCGAGCGCTCCCCTGAGGAGTGGAAGCAGACACTCTCGCCGGAGCAGTTTCAGGTGGCCCGCTGCGGTGGCACCGAACGGGCCTTTACGGGGGCGTACTGGAACAAGAAGGACAGCGGGACGTATCACTGCATCTGTTGCGATGCACCGCTGTTCAGCTCGACCACCAAGTTTGAGTCGGGCACCGGCTGGCCCAGCTTCTGGGATGGGATCTCGTCAGAGGCCATCACCACCAAGCAGGACCTGAGCCACGGCATGGTGCGCGTGGAGATCAACTGTGCCCGCTGCGATGCGCATCTTGGCCATGTGTTTCCCGATGGCCCCGCCCCCACCGGTCAGCGCTACTGCGTCAACAGTGCCTCGCTAAACTTCAAGGCCGGTTGA
- a CDS encoding photosystem II reaction center X protein — translation MTPSLSNFLSSLVWGGLIVVVPATIGLILISQTDRLDRKL, via the coding sequence ATGACCCCCTCCCTCTCCAATTTCCTGAGCAGCCTCGTTTGGGGAGGTTTGATCGTTGTGGTCCCCGCCACCATCGGCCTGATCCTGATCAGCCAAACCGACCGCCTCGATCGCAAGCTCTGA
- a CDS encoding PRC-barrel domain-containing protein: MSLTPPANDAQTGVPSDRIWLRSELMGTQVITRDTGRRLGVVGEVIVDIDRREVVAVGLRDNPLTRFLPGLPRWMPLDRIRQVGDVILVDSADSLSDGFNPERYSRVINCQVITESGRQLGRVLGFAFDIETGELTTLVMGALGVPLLGEGVLSTWEMPVEEIVSSGPDRIIVYEGAEDKLKQLNSGVLEKLGVGGPSWEEQERERYRVNLVPVENQLSSGQPMEEEQRRLTAADSARFEPEEDMEYVELEERRRDAIPQRRYLDEEPEDPYPLPRRSMPVSRRAMPPQREPMDVEPMDVEPMDVEPMDVEPMEREQPPRNSRPAAAEDDLDDPW; encoded by the coding sequence ATGAGTCTGACCCCTCCCGCGAACGACGCCCAGACCGGGGTGCCTAGCGACCGCATCTGGTTGCGCTCGGAGCTGATGGGAACCCAGGTGATCACCCGCGACACGGGCCGGCGACTGGGGGTCGTCGGCGAGGTGATCGTTGATATCGACCGCCGCGAAGTGGTGGCCGTCGGACTGCGCGACAACCCCTTGACCCGCTTCCTGCCGGGCCTGCCCCGCTGGATGCCGCTGGACCGGATCCGCCAGGTGGGTGATGTGATCCTGGTGGATTCGGCCGATTCCCTCAGCGACGGCTTCAACCCTGAGCGCTACAGCCGGGTGATCAACTGCCAGGTGATCACCGAATCCGGCCGGCAGCTCGGTCGGGTGCTCGGTTTTGCCTTCGACATCGAAACCGGTGAACTCACCACCCTGGTGATGGGTGCCCTTGGCGTCCCCCTGCTGGGGGAGGGCGTGCTCAGCACCTGGGAGATGCCGGTGGAGGAGATCGTCAGCAGCGGCCCGGATCGAATCATTGTTTACGAGGGCGCTGAAGACAAGCTCAAGCAGCTCAACAGCGGCGTGCTGGAGAAGCTGGGGGTCGGCGGACCGAGCTGGGAGGAGCAGGAGCGGGAGCGCTACCGCGTCAATCTTGTGCCGGTGGAGAACCAGTTGAGCTCCGGCCAACCCATGGAAGAGGAACAACGGCGGCTGACCGCCGCCGACAGCGCCCGCTTCGAGCCGGAGGAGGACATGGAATATGTCGAGCTCGAGGAGCGACGCCGCGACGCGATCCCTCAGCGCCGGTATCTCGATGAGGAACCGGAGGATCCGTATCCCCTGCCACGCCGCTCGATGCCGGTGTCGCGCCGGGCCATGCCACCCCAACGGGAACCCATGGATGTTGAACCGATGGATGTTGAACCGATGGATGTCGAACCCATGGACGTGGAACCGATGGAGCGCGAACAACCGCCACGCAACAGCCGACCGGCAGCCGCTGAAGACGACCTCGACGACCCCTGGTGA